CGACGCTTTATCGATTTCAATCGTCGGATTCGCTGCGGGCGATGCACCCGATGCAGGACTTGCCTTTTCAGCAGCGGCAGATGGGCTACCGCCTGCATTGCCGGACGTTGCGTTCTCTGATGCGGCGGCGTTGGATGCAGGCGTCCCGTTGGCTTGCGCTGGGCCGCTGGCTTGCGGTGCGCCTCTGGCTGTAGTGGAGTTGCTCGACGAAGCTTTTTCGCCGACGGGGGCACCATTCGTTGTGGCAACTGAGCTGCTTGGTGGAGCGGCTTGTGGAGCAGGCGGCGTTGAAGGTGATGCAGTGACCGACGGTGAAGACTGCATCGCTGCTGCTGCGGCTTCGATGGCGTTTGAATTAAGCGTTAGCTTTTTTTTTTCGCCACCCGCTGCGGACGATGAACTTGGGCCGCTTTTGGCAGCCGCGGCCAGATCTGCAATCGCTTGCAAGTCGGGCAAATTGCAAACTTGGATCAGAGTCGATTCCAGCAACACACGTCCGTAAACACTGTGCCTGACTCGGACAAGTGTTTGGTCAATCAAAGCGACCACGGCAAGCACCGTTTGCAGGCCCCAGGTGTCGGCGAGCTTTTTCAGTTCGTCGTGCATGGAGGCCGCAGTATGTCTTTGTAGCGATGGATCGCAGCCGACCGAAACCGCCATCAGGTCGCGAAAATAACCCAGCAGCTGCTCTGCAATTCTGCTCGCATCGACTCCGGCATCGATCGCCGCATCCAACTGTTTCAGCGCCGATGCGGCGTCACGATTGCACATCGCGGTCGCTAGTGCGTGCAGCCGTTCATCATCGGCTGTCCCAAGCATCGAATGGACTTGGTCCGCTGTCAGGTGTCCGTTGCTGAAGCTTAGAACTTGTTCAAGCAAAGACTGGCTGTCACGCATCGAACCGGCGGCACGTCGTGCGACCAATTCCAAAGCCTCGTCATCCGCTTCCGCGTTTTCCGCGGTCACGATCTCACGTAGCCGTCCAACGATTTTTGAGACCTCGACAGGAGCAAAGTCAAACCGTTGGCAGCGACTGAGCACCGTGATCGGCATCTTTTCCGGATCGGTAGTGCAAAAGATGAACTTCACATGCTCCGGTGGCTCTTCGAGCGTTTTTAACAACGCATTGAATGCCGCCTGCGTCAGCATGTGGACTTCATCGATGATGTAAATTTTGTACCGTGAGCGGCTGGGGCGGACGCCGACGTTGGCTCGCAGCGAGCGGATTTCGTCGATACCCCGGTTGCTTGCACCGTCGATCTCGATCACGTCGATGTCTTCACCAACGTCGATCGCCTGGGCGATATCACTTGACGAATCGAATTCCGCATTCGGTCCGGAAGGGTTGTTCAGGGCTTTTGCAAAAATCCGAGCGGTGCTGGTTTTGCCTACCCCGCGGGCACCGGTGAATAAGTACGCATGCCCCACCCGGCCGGTTTCGATCGCGTTGGCGAGAGCCCGGCCGACATGTTCCTGACCGACCAATTCGCCGAAATTTTTCGGGCGATAGCGACGTGCGACGACGACGTAGGCGGAATCTTTTTCGCTGGAAGAAGCGGCTTCGGACATGCGGAAAAGGCAAAGTAGGATGCGGCAAAAATGTGATCGTTACGCATCGTACACAAAAACACAAGTCACCGCCTCGGCTGCTCGGTATGTCTGTAGTTTCAGCGGGTTTTGGGGGCGAAATCGCCCTTCTGGATGAATCTGTTCATCGCGGTGAGTTTTGAAATTTCCGGTGGCATTGCTAAAACGGAAATGAGACTACAATGACGGTCCCGCCACTCAAAACCCACCTGCCTCTATGTCACTGCGAAAAAGCTGCCGTCAGGCCGCTCCGATGCTGCCATTATCTGACTTGGCGACATCCACTGTTGGGCTCGCGATCGTCTCGGTTGCTGTCTTGTTCACGCCGATCCAATGCATCGCACAATCGGCAGAGAAACAGTCCCCAGGGCAAGCGAACTCGGCTGACGCTGTCGATTCATTTACCGAAAGTATTCAGCCCGTATTGGATGCACACTGTGTCGATTGCCATGGGAAAGACGATCCCGATGGGGCGCTCGATTTAACCGCTTTCGATTCGACTCGGTCAGTCAAGTCACACTTTGCCATTTGGGATTTGATTCGGCAAAGAGTTGCAGACGGAGAAATGCCGCCCGCCGATTCGGGTTATGACATCGAACCCGATGATCAGGCTGAATTCCTCGGATGGATTGGCGACCGCCGCGATGATTTCATTGAGCGGCATGCCGGCGATCCTGGCGAAGTACTCGCCCACCGATTGAGTGCATCGGAATACAACTACACGATTGCAGATCTGACCGGAGTCGATATCCGTCCGGCCGACAGTTTCCCCATCGATCCCTCCAATACGGCTGGCTTTGACAACTCGGGTGAGTCGTTGGTGATGACGCCGTCGCTATTGTCAAAGTACATCGATGCGGCAAGGTTCGTGTCGGACCACGTCTTGTTCTTGCCAGACGGTTTGGGCTTCGCTCCCCACCCCGTTGTGACGGACACCGATCGTGACAAGTATTGCGTTCGCCAGATTGTCGATTTCTATGAATCGCAAACCGTCGCCATCGAAAAATACTTGTTCGCCATTTGGGAACTGCGACAACGATCGGCACAGGCAAAGATCGATTCAGACGCGATCGATCAGACTGCGGCAAGCAACCGGCTTAGTGCAAAGTATCTGACGACCTTGTGGGAAACACTCAATCCCGATCGGCAGCTCGTTGGTCCGCTAAAGCAAATTCAAACACGAATCGTAGAGCTTGGTTCCGATCGCGACGCTGCACTGGAAAACTGCAAAGCGATTGCCAACGACATTGCAGAATTGCGCAGTGCGTTGACGTTTGAGTTTCCTCATCTACGTGTTTCGGGAATCAACTCGGGTTCGCAACCGCTGGTGCTATGGCGGAACCGGCAAAAGGCAACTCATCGAATGTCACTCAACGAAGAGGCGTTCGAAAAGCTTGTTGGGACCGAGGATTCTTCCGCTGATGAGTCATCCGAAGATCAAATGGTTTATGCATTGGTGTCGTCCGATGATGCCGCCGCCGACCAACCGTTGTTACAGGCTTACCAGACGTTTTGTCGATTGTTTCCCGATCGCTTCTACGTTGATCGTCGAGGCCGCGAGTATGTCGGTCAGAAGGAAAAGGACTTCAACCGAGAAAGCGAATACCGACTTTTGAGTGCCGGTTTTCACAGCATGATGGGCTATTTCCGTGATGATCAGCCTCTTTGCGAACTGATGCTCACCGAAGATCAACGCCAGCAGCTGGATCGTCTTTGGTTCCAACTGGATTTTGTTGCTGATGTGCCTGCCCGGCAACATTCGGGATTTATCTGGTTCGAACGCGCCGAAGGACGTTACCTGGTCGATTCGGAATTTGATGCCTTTCGCTCGGCCGACAAAAATGCGACTTCACCGCAGATGGTTGACCGATTGGCAGAAGCATACATCGCCAAGGCCGAACGGATCGGAGCGAACGACCAGGCACTCGATGCGATGCGATTTCACTTCGCCGCGGTCAACCAAAAAATTCAAACGGTTGTCAGTGCCAAGGCCTCATCGCTCGAGTCTCAGATTGATGATTTGGAGCGTATCGCAGAGAAAGCTTTCAGACGCCCGTTGACAAAGTCTGAGCAAAGTGGACTGAAAGAGTTCTACGACCAGTTGGTTCGCGTCGATGGTCTCAATCACGAAGATGCGATCCGTGATGTGATCGTCAGCATTCTCGTTTCGCCGCATTTCTGTTACCGGGTTCACGAGACCAGTGGTGAAGGTGAAGTGGTCTCGCTTGAGGCGTATGAATTGGCCTCGCGATTAAGCTATTTCATCTGGGCCAGCATGCCTGACGAGCGACTGTTGGAACTGGCGGCAAGTCAACAGATTCTGAACCCAGAGGTTTTAAAGGCAGAGTGCCGACGACTTCTTCAAGACGAAAAAGCAAACGGGTTGGCTGTCGAGTTTGGTGGAAACTGGCTTGGCTTTCGGCAATTCAAATCGCACACCGGCGTTGATCGAAACCGATTCGAACAGTTCGATCAGTCGCTTCAAGACGCGATGTTTGAAGAACCCGTTCGGTTTTTTAATGACGTGTTGCGGCGTGATGGTTCGGTTCTGGACTTTCTGTATGCAGACCACACGTTCGTCAATTCGGCACTGGCGAAACACTACGGAGTTGAAGAAGACTTCGCGGATGATTCGCAGTGGATGCGTCTCGATAATGCATCGATGTATGGACGAGGCGGGGTGCTGCCGATGGGGGTGTTCCTAACAAAGAACTCCCCAGGTTTGCGAACCAGTCCTGTCAAGCGAGGGTTTTGGGTCGTGCGGCAACTGTTAGGAACGCATATTCCCGCCCCTCCGCCAAACGTGCCAGAATTACCTGAAGATGAATCCAAGCTCGGTGAACTGACGCTGCGCGAAGTTTTGGCGAAACATCGCGAGCATGTCAGCTGTTCAGGTTGCCACGAAAAGTTTGATTCGGTCGGATTAGTCTTCGAAGGCTTTGGGCCTATCGGCGAGCGTCGCGAAAATGATTTGGCAGGCAATCCTGTCGACGTGCTTGCGGAATTTCCCGATGGCTCGAAACACTCGGGAGTCAACGGCCTGAAGGATTACATCCGATCCGCACGCGAAGCCGAGTTCGTCGACAACCTGTGTGAAAAACTGTTGTCGTATGCACTGGGGCGGTCTTTGATGATCTCGGACGAACCCTTGGTCGAATCGATGAAACAAGATTTGATCGACAACCAGTATTCGTTTTCAGCAATGGTCGAAACGATTGTGACCAGCGATCAATTTTTGAAACGCAGACTGTAAAACGCGAATCGCATGCCACGCTAAACAAATTCATCGCGACCGTGATTCGGCGAGATGATCGATTGACTCTCCGTTCAGTTTAGGGATCCAAAGATGCAAGACCGCCCGGAAAACACTCAACGCCTGTCCCGCCGATTGCTGCTTCAAGGGACTGGGGTCTCGATGGCGCTTCCGTGGTTGGAATCGGTCGCCGTTTGGGGTGACGAAAACGCATCGGCCTCGTCTGCTTTGCCGCAGCGAATCGCGGTCATGTTTATGGCAAACGGTGTTGCCTACAACCATTGGTGGGCCAAAGGGCAAGGCTCGGAAATGGAGCTTGGCGATTGTTTGATGCCGTTGGATCCCTTCAAAGAGAAACTGAACTTTATCAAAGGGCTCTATAACCCGGCTGCCGTTGGCGTTGGGATTCACCCAGGACAAACGGGTAACCTGTTGTCCGGTGCCAAGCTGAAAAAGGGTGCGGAGCTTCGTGGTGGGGTCAGCATGGATCAAATGTTGGCCAAGCACGTCGGTGCGGAAACACTGCAGCCGAGTTTGGTGCTTGGGTGTGAGCAACCAACGACCGGGTACCACGAGACAAACTTCTCGATGGCCTACAGCTCGCATATCTCATGGCATGATGCGACTTCGCCCGTTCCGATGGAAACTTATCCTGCACTTGCATTTGATAGTTTGTTCGAAAACCGAGGGGCGATGCGGAACCGAAGTGTGCTCGACCGAGTGCGAGAACATGCCGCCAGTTTGCAGCGTCAGGTCAGCCATAGCGATCAAGCGAAGCTGGATGAGTACATGACCAGCGTCCGTGAAATCGAAAAACGGATCGAACGTATGCGCAAGCTTAGTGAGAAAGCCGAAGCGAACGCACGCGATAAAGATCTATCCGCGACCAAGATGTCACGCCCGGACGCCGGCTTGCCTGAGGACATTCGCGAACACATGCGTTTGATGTGTGACATTATCGCGACCGCGTTTCAAACTGACAAAACGCGTGTCGCGACACTGTTGCTTTGCCGTGATATCTCCGGGTTGATCTACCCGTTTTTAGATGTCCGCTTGGCACACCACTTGGCTTCGCACCGGGATACGACGGACGACTACCTGCGGATCTGTCGCTATTACATCGAACAGGTTGCGTACTTGGCGGGCAAACTCGAAAAGATGCACGAAGGCGACTCGACCGTGCTCGACAATTCCATGTTGATGTTCATGTCGAACATGTGGAGCGGAAAGAATCACGACAGTTCCAAGGTGCCACTGATTCAGGTGGGTGGTTTGGCCGGTACTGTCGAAACCGGGCGGGTGCTCGACTACAGCGAAAACTCCGATGACGAACGCAAGCTTTGCAATTTGTATCTGTCGTTGATGGATCGTATGGGAGTTCAGGTTGATGAATTCGGTGATTCAACTCAGCAGCTAGCGGGCTTTTAGCACGCCCCTCTTTTGTAGGTGCTTTCACGAATCAAGGGTCTTGCCTCAAATGGGCAAGACAGATGTCCAGACAACGCAGATATCGATTCAGAATATCTGTCATCCCCGAGGACCAGACTGTTGAAATCTCAATTCCTTTTCGTCATCGTCTTGTCAATCGCCATGGCTGCCAGCTCTGCGAATGCTCAGTTCGTCGTCGCCCACCGCGGTGCGTCGGCACAGGCCCCAGAGAACACGTTGGCAGCATTTAAACTGGCGTGGGAGCTAGGTGCGGACGCAATCGAAGGTGATTTTTACGTTACCAAAGACCAAAAAATCGTCTGCATCCACGACAAAAACACGAAGCGAACGTCACCCAATTCGCCAGTTTTGGATGTTGCCAAATCGACTTTAGAACAATTGCGGCAGGTTGATGTTGGCAAATGGAAAGATCCAAAATACGCCGGCGAGACGATGCCAACGCTTGATGAAGTTTTGGCAACTGTTCCCGACGGAAAACAGATTTTTGTCGAGGTGAAATGTGGCGTTGAGATTCTGCCGTTATTGAAGCCCGCACTTGAGAATTCGTCTCTCAAGCCCGAGCAGATTGCGATCATCTGTTTTGACGAACAGGTCGTCTCGCAAGCTCGACAGCTCATGCCTCAGTACCGCGTCAATTGGCTGACCAGCTACAATAATGGGAAGCCAACCGTTGACACCGTCGTCAAAACGCTCAAACGCACCGGGGCGACAGGCTTGGGCAGCAAAGGTGATCTCGCGATCATTGATGAAGCATTCGCCAAAAAGGTGCTGGAGTCCGGATATGAATTGCATGTCTGGACGATCAATGAAGTCGACGCGGCAAAGCAGTTTGCCGAACTTGGGGTGTTGTCGATTACCACGGACAAGCCCGACGTCATTGGCCAGGCGCTAAAAGATTAAGCGTTTCGCGGTGACCGGTACGGGGGCCTGAAGACATCTGCGTTGAATTACAACCACGTCATTTCCGTACCCGAAAATTTGCGACTCGAACAAGCAATGCGATCTCAAGCACTGAGTATTCCAATGATTCACCATGGCGCCGCCGAACGATCAATCATCGCGGTTTTGGCCATCACTATTCTGGGAATTGCAACCCTATGGCTTAGCGGTGATGGGACCAAAGGTCAGCCCGTCGGTGGTCAAATCCAAGGCCCCAGTGATCCCGTCGTTGGTGCCCCGCTTGTTTCGGGGCCAGATGGCACGCCATCGGATGATCCACAATCACGGCGAGATGTGATCGAGCTCACACGCCAGTTGAGTGATATTCGCTGGAAAGACTATCTCGGAAAGAAGGTGTTTATCCCGGGCGAGCTAGTCGTGGTCGATAACTTTAACTTGTCGCGAAATGGCCAGGTCAGCGTTGCACCGCAGCGACTGTTTATTCCAACGGAAACGATCGATCCCAATGACGCTTCAGCGCAGGGGACCAGCGTATCGGGGAAATCCAATGTCGATGCGATTTCCAAGACGCAAAGGAAAAACAACGCCAGTTGGATCATCATCGAAGACGGCGTCCAACGCAGCAATCAGTACCCCGTCCCGCTACTGCCACAGTTCGGTCGATCGATTCCATCGGTCCGTTTAGGGTCGACCGTGAAAAACCTGACTGGAAAGATCAGCGAAGAAAACGGGCGATACTATTTGACGCCTGAACTGCCGATCGATTTCACACCCATTGAGCGCCCCGAACGGCCAAGCGTCGGTGATGCCGATGTGACCGTCGCCAGTTTCAACGTTCTCAATTATTTCACGACCATCGACAATGGATCCAACGGCGCTCGGGGCGCTGATAGCCAAGAAGAATTTGAGCGACAAACGACGAAGTTGGTCGCGGCAATCGTCGGGCTTGATGCCGACGTCATCGGCTTAATGGAGCTAGAGAACAACGTCGATGCAGAACAGGCTTTAGTAAGTGCAGTCAATAAAAAGCTGGGCAAGGACGTTTATGTGGGCTGTGGAATGCCTGACGGTTTCCAGAATGCACCCGGTGGCGGCGATCAAATCCGTGTCGGAATGATCTATCGTCGTGATCGAGTCAAACCAGTTGGCAAGCCTTCGTTCATCGATGATTTTGCCTTCGTCAACGCGCGAACCCCAATGGTTCAGCAGTTTAGTTTGCCGTCCGGCGGTCAGAAATTCAGCGTGATTGTCAACCACTTCAAATCGAAAGGCGCCAACCGGGCCAGCGGTCTGAACGCCGATCAGGGTGATGGCCAAGGCGCCTACAACGACTCGCGTAAATCACAAGCCCAAGCGTTGGTGAACTACCTACGTGAGACAAAGATCGAGGCGCTTGTGATTGGCGACCTTAATTCCTACAGCGAAGAAGACCCCATCGATACGCTACGTGCCGGCGGGTTAGTCGACGTCAGCAAAACAAAGTCGACCGGGCAGTCTTACTCGTATGTCTATTTCGGACAAGCTGGTTCACTAGACCATTGCTTTGCAACACCAAAGTTGGCTGCGAAGGTGACCGGAGTCGCCGATTGGCATATCAATTCGGACGAGCCGCGTTGCTTGGACTACAACACCGAATTCGGTACCGGCGTCTTTTTCAAACCTGATGCCTTCCGCTGCTCGGACCATGACCCCGTACTGATCGGGCTTAAGCTGAAGTAGTCGCAGCGAGTTAAACAGTAACGGACGCCTGCGACCTTTGGCTCATTTCATCGAGATGGATGAGCTGGCAGCTTCGGTTGCAGTCTGCAGAAGTTCCAAGTCCGCTTCGGTAGGATCGGTGACCGCTTTGACACGTGAAAGCTTTTGATGGAGACCGATCGGAATCCGAACCATTGCGCTGGCAGGACCGCTACCTGTCGATAGTTTGAAGACCGATTTGGGAAACGGTCCGAACAAATGGTTGGTTTGGTCAACTCGAAAAAAGGATCGAGGGTCATAGAGCCTCGTTTTTTCGAGCATCGCGTTGAACTCGTTCTGCAGGTTCTCACCGAGGATCTTTGTTCGATTCTCATTGCCGTCCAGCGATTCGGTCGCGGGCTGGTGCGACACCAACGTGACAATTGGGTCGCCGTTATCGGCCGCGGCCGTATCAGGATCGGTAAGGGCGACTTCGCAATAGCGATTGTTGCCGTCGGGGTTCAACACATAGATCGGCGTCCGATAGGGGCGGTTCCCTGTTTCCAGTGTGTGCGACTGAGAGTAAAGGATTTCAGAACGCGAGTTTGTCGACTTGTTGGCGAGTGCCTGAACCGAAAACTGGTGCGTCCCTAATGGCAGCGTTAAACGTCGGCAGTGTCCCGCATTGACCTGTGCTACGAAGACATCGTCAACGTAAACATTGATCGGGCGTTCCTCGCCGTTGTCGATATGAACAAAGGCTTCGGTGACTTCCCTGCACCCGGTCGGAGCCAGCAATAAGATGGCCACCGCGGCGGTGAATAGGAGCGATCGGCAGTTCATTTTTGAAAGCGAATTGAGATTTGCTTGAGAGACGTGACAAACATTTGTCTGTTTCGCGGGGTAGAAAGTTCCCGCCGTCAGTTCTCGCTGTTTGGCCCGCCTGCCAATTTGAGCCTGTGTTGCGTCGCAATCACGAATGGCTCAGCATGAACATCAGATTTCTGTCAATTTCAACCAGAGCCTAGGTTGCAATCATGCCCCGGGTGGGTGTCTGGATCGACAAACTGCCGCAGGCAATTCCGGTCCTAGCGAATAAGCCAGCGATTCATCGTCCGGTTGGGTGGTTCGGCGGAACAATGCGTTCGGGCAAGGCCTTTGCGACCTGCTAAAATGCGAACGGATGAGGCAGGAACCTGCGTTGCGGTTCGCCCTCATTGACGGTTACCTTCCAAACGCGGATGACTCGTTAAAACTCAAGCGGCGCAGTCAGCATCCCGCTGAAAGCTGTATCGATGATTTGGACAACTTTGTCTTCGCATTTGTGTTCGACAAGGTGAATCGAAGTTCTCGATGCACCGGATGCGTTTCTTTTCAGAACTGGTTTTAAGACTCATAGACTCGGATTGACAGGATTTTGAATCGATGAAATCGGCGTACGATTGCGTTGTCATAGGTGCGGGGCCAGCTGGCGGAGCCACGGCGGCGATGACTGCCGAAGGCGGCTTGAGCACGTTGTTGATCGAGCGTGAGCAGGTGCCGCGTTTCCATGTCGGCGAGTCTTTGATGCCGGAAACCTATTGGCCGCTTCAGCGGCTGGGATTGAACGAAAAAGTTAAAGCGTCCGGCTGGCAGGTCAAAAAGAGCGTGCAATTCGTCACGGCCAATGGCAAAGAGTCTGCACCGTTCTTTTTCCGACGCCACGACGAACGTGACTGCAGTGACACTTGGCAGGTCGAGCGAAGTGAATTTGACAAAATGCTTTTCGATCGCGCCGCCGAGCTCGGTGCTGATTGTGTCGACCAAACACGTCTCACCGATGTGATGTTTGATGACTCGGGTAAGGCCACTGGTGTTGTCGTCCGAGACCGCAACGGCGCGACGCAATCGATCGAGGCAAAAGTGGTGGTCGATGCGACAGGTCAGCAGTCGTTCATCGCCAACAAGCTCGGACTCAAAAAGGTGAATCCTGAGCTTAAGAAAGCAGCGATCTGGGGATACTATCGCGATGCGATGCGTGGTGAAGGCGACAACGAAGGCGCCACAATCATCATGCAGACTGAATCGAAAGAGTCATGGTTCTGGTTCATCCCACTTTCCCGTGGGATCACCAGCATCGGATGTGTTGCCGACAACGACTATCTGCTCAAAGGACGCGGCAACCAAGAAGAAACCTTTGCCGAGGAACTTGCGATCTGTCCGGGCCTGAAGCCTCGCCTCGAAAAGGCAACGCGTCTGGGAAGCCTGCGCACGGCAAAGGAATTCTCTTACATGTCAACGCAGCATTCTGGCGACGGATGGGTGCTTGTGGGTGATGCCTTCGGATTTATTGATCCCGTGTACTCGTCCGGCGTTTACTTCGCATTGGAAATGGGCGTTCGTGCCGGTGATGCGATTGTCGATGGAATAAAGAAGGGTGATCTGTCGGCCAGCCAACTGGGCTGCTGGACCGAAGATTTCATGCAGGGTGCGACCTGGGTTCGCAAGCTGGTCCATGCTTTCTACAGCAAGGAATTCAGCATCGGGCATTTCATGAAGGAGCATCCCGAGCACCGTAGCTGCCTGACGGATGTCCTGATCGGTCGAATTTTCCACGATGGCGCAAAAAAAATGTTCGACGACATGGACAAGTCAATCGAGAAGGTTCGCACCGCGATGGCGAGCTGACTGCGGAACTACCGGTTTAAAAGACGAACGGCGTGCTGATGAAGCACGCCGTTTCTGTTTTAGATGATCAAGCGATGGCCGAACCCTGCTAATAGTGAGCCCAGACCGTGTGGTGATACTTAAGCGCTGACGGCGCTTGCCGATCGTTCATGCGGTGAATCGGTGTCACGACACGCTTCGACGACGGCGAATCGTTCACGCCACAGAAGTTTCTGCAAGAAACCTGGGCGGCGGAGGTTCGGATCATCTGGCTCGATTGTGTGACGTTTTCCACGCGCGGTGACTAAGCAAAGTCGTCCATCAGATAAGACTTCATCGACGATCCAGAACTTATCAACCACATAGCGGTAAGTCTCGCCTTTGCTCGACGCGATGACTTGTGCGGCACGTCGTCCCGGATTTGCACCTTGCTTGCTTTTTCGATAAACGGCCCAGTCGCCAGCTCGCCAATTTGCATGCATAGGTCAAGTACCTTTTGATATGACTTTCGAGTTCGTTCCATCCCTCGTGCTGGTAGTTGTCCCCCAAAGGGACTCACTTCAACATTAGAAACAAAACCGACCCAAGGACAGTTGAAAACACGTGAATACTGTATTTTCTTCGCTAGATTCATAGATTCTTTGCAAACTTGGTGCCGCCCGAGGGCAAAACTTCGTGAATCAATGAAAAAGACTGCTGAGTCGGCGATCGAGCCCCGTTTGAACCGAGCCTAGCTAATATGACCCTCAGGTTGCGGCGTTAAAGCGAGACGCTTTAAACTTAGCATTGGTTCACGGCGATTCGTTGCCTGTTCGATTGGTCGAAGTCTGCCCAATCCGTTAGCAGAGAACCACCGATTTGCGGCAATCGACCAACTGCCGATCACACATCGAAGGAATGTCATGACTGTTGTTTCAAATAGCCTCTTGGGGTGGACACTTCCACTCGGTCAGAGTTCGCAAGTGATTGGTTTGGTGGTCATCGTGCTGATCATCATGGCCGTGGTTTTCGGCGTGATTTTCGGCTTCTTTGCTCTGCGATACGGAAAGCTTTGGGTGCAGGCATATATGTCTGTTGCAGACGTCAGCGCACCGAGTCTGATCCGGATGCACTTCACCAAGGTCAACCCGAACGTCATCGTTCAAGCGAAGGTGATGTCCGCACAGGCCGGGTTGGATATCGGACGAAAAAACGGCATCAGCACTCGGAGGCTGGAAGCGCACTACTTGGCCGGCGGGAATGTTATGAACGTGATTCATGCGATCATCGCTGCGGCTAGAGCGGAGATTCCTTTGGATTT
This Stieleria sp. JC731 DNA region includes the following protein-coding sequences:
- the dnaX gene encoding DNA polymerase III subunit gamma/tau — translated: MSEAASSSEKDSAYVVVARRYRPKNFGELVGQEHVGRALANAIETGRVGHAYLFTGARGVGKTSTARIFAKALNNPSGPNAEFDSSSDIAQAIDVGEDIDVIEIDGASNRGIDEIRSLRANVGVRPSRSRYKIYIIDEVHMLTQAAFNALLKTLEEPPEHVKFIFCTTDPEKMPITVLSRCQRFDFAPVEVSKIVGRLREIVTAENAEADDEALELVARRAAGSMRDSQSLLEQVLSFSNGHLTADQVHSMLGTADDERLHALATAMCNRDAASALKQLDAAIDAGVDASRIAEQLLGYFRDLMAVSVGCDPSLQRHTAASMHDELKKLADTWGLQTVLAVVALIDQTLVRVRHSVYGRVLLESTLIQVCNLPDLQAIADLAAAAKSGPSSSSAAGGEKKKLTLNSNAIEAAAAAMQSSPSVTASPSTPPAPQAAPPSSSVATTNGAPVGEKASSSNSTTARGAPQASGPAQANGTPASNAAASENATSGNAGGSPSAAAEKASPASGASPAANPTIEIDKASLPKMSLQRNNFKEVFAAALQHVPQMTASIASMAELRLNVDNPKGPPMIELVFPSNSGMAMRRMNLPEHRGPVTEALSGITGTQIVLSMVEGAARPIAKKAAAVSPQAAAKERMERLRQIESHPWVQSAIETFQAELVKIDPKT
- a CDS encoding DUF1592 domain-containing protein, which translates into the protein MLPLSDLATSTVGLAIVSVAVLFTPIQCIAQSAEKQSPGQANSADAVDSFTESIQPVLDAHCVDCHGKDDPDGALDLTAFDSTRSVKSHFAIWDLIRQRVADGEMPPADSGYDIEPDDQAEFLGWIGDRRDDFIERHAGDPGEVLAHRLSASEYNYTIADLTGVDIRPADSFPIDPSNTAGFDNSGESLVMTPSLLSKYIDAARFVSDHVLFLPDGLGFAPHPVVTDTDRDKYCVRQIVDFYESQTVAIEKYLFAIWELRQRSAQAKIDSDAIDQTAASNRLSAKYLTTLWETLNPDRQLVGPLKQIQTRIVELGSDRDAALENCKAIANDIAELRSALTFEFPHLRVSGINSGSQPLVLWRNRQKATHRMSLNEEAFEKLVGTEDSSADESSEDQMVYALVSSDDAAADQPLLQAYQTFCRLFPDRFYVDRRGREYVGQKEKDFNRESEYRLLSAGFHSMMGYFRDDQPLCELMLTEDQRQQLDRLWFQLDFVADVPARQHSGFIWFERAEGRYLVDSEFDAFRSADKNATSPQMVDRLAEAYIAKAERIGANDQALDAMRFHFAAVNQKIQTVVSAKASSLESQIDDLERIAEKAFRRPLTKSEQSGLKEFYDQLVRVDGLNHEDAIRDVIVSILVSPHFCYRVHETSGEGEVVSLEAYELASRLSYFIWASMPDERLLELAASQQILNPEVLKAECRRLLQDEKANGLAVEFGGNWLGFRQFKSHTGVDRNRFEQFDQSLQDAMFEEPVRFFNDVLRRDGSVLDFLYADHTFVNSALAKHYGVEEDFADDSQWMRLDNASMYGRGGVLPMGVFLTKNSPGLRTSPVKRGFWVVRQLLGTHIPAPPPNVPELPEDESKLGELTLREVLAKHREHVSCSGCHEKFDSVGLVFEGFGPIGERRENDLAGNPVDVLAEFPDGSKHSGVNGLKDYIRSAREAEFVDNLCEKLLSYALGRSLMISDEPLVESMKQDLIDNQYSFSAMVETIVTSDQFLKRRL
- a CDS encoding DUF1552 domain-containing protein, producing the protein MQDRPENTQRLSRRLLLQGTGVSMALPWLESVAVWGDENASASSALPQRIAVMFMANGVAYNHWWAKGQGSEMELGDCLMPLDPFKEKLNFIKGLYNPAAVGVGIHPGQTGNLLSGAKLKKGAELRGGVSMDQMLAKHVGAETLQPSLVLGCEQPTTGYHETNFSMAYSSHISWHDATSPVPMETYPALAFDSLFENRGAMRNRSVLDRVREHAASLQRQVSHSDQAKLDEYMTSVREIEKRIERMRKLSEKAEANARDKDLSATKMSRPDAGLPEDIREHMRLMCDIIATAFQTDKTRVATLLLCRDISGLIYPFLDVRLAHHLASHRDTTDDYLRICRYYIEQVAYLAGKLEKMHEGDSTVLDNSMLMFMSNMWSGKNHDSSKVPLIQVGGLAGTVETGRVLDYSENSDDERKLCNLYLSLMDRMGVQVDEFGDSTQQLAGF
- a CDS encoding glycerophosphodiester phosphodiesterase; amino-acid sequence: MAASSANAQFVVAHRGASAQAPENTLAAFKLAWELGADAIEGDFYVTKDQKIVCIHDKNTKRTSPNSPVLDVAKSTLEQLRQVDVGKWKDPKYAGETMPTLDEVLATVPDGKQIFVEVKCGVEILPLLKPALENSSLKPEQIAIICFDEQVVSQARQLMPQYRVNWLTSYNNGKPTVDTVVKTLKRTGATGLGSKGDLAIIDEAFAKKVLESGYELHVWTINEVDAAKQFAELGVLSITTDKPDVIGQALKD
- a CDS encoding ExeM/NucH family extracellular endonuclease — encoded protein: MRSQALSIPMIHHGAAERSIIAVLAITILGIATLWLSGDGTKGQPVGGQIQGPSDPVVGAPLVSGPDGTPSDDPQSRRDVIELTRQLSDIRWKDYLGKKVFIPGELVVVDNFNLSRNGQVSVAPQRLFIPTETIDPNDASAQGTSVSGKSNVDAISKTQRKNNASWIIIEDGVQRSNQYPVPLLPQFGRSIPSVRLGSTVKNLTGKISEENGRYYLTPELPIDFTPIERPERPSVGDADVTVASFNVLNYFTTIDNGSNGARGADSQEEFERQTTKLVAAIVGLDADVIGLMELENNVDAEQALVSAVNKKLGKDVYVGCGMPDGFQNAPGGGDQIRVGMIYRRDRVKPVGKPSFIDDFAFVNARTPMVQQFSLPSGGQKFSVIVNHFKSKGANRASGLNADQGDGQGAYNDSRKSQAQALVNYLRETKIEALVIGDLNSYSEEDPIDTLRAGGLVDVSKTKSTGQSYSYVYFGQAGSLDHCFATPKLAAKVTGVADWHINSDEPRCLDYNTEFGTGVFFKPDAFRCSDHDPVLIGLKLK